From the Halalkalicoccus sp. CGA53 genome, one window contains:
- a CDS encoding DUF7117 family protein encodes MKVRGRRVCADCGERWSYYETGEISCPSCGGMRSTGVGERALHTDGIAEFDLTPIRAGLDRESLGDVAGDIVRRCREYTTARGFVDSGALLPLDGTYLAATELRYAIEGYDRSIRPERFSGAEDMEEYYLLSLLRGADRGDRPSVEEVPESMYHARGLACASAVEEYRRDLRRWLDEQGGAVEVDELLGRIGDHRRRIEALDGEVDPDTGDRLVEAVRDLTRYLTEEDEAALLRAEERLDRIV; translated from the coding sequence ATGAAGGTCAGGGGTCGTCGCGTGTGCGCCGACTGCGGCGAGCGGTGGTCGTACTACGAGACGGGCGAGATCAGCTGTCCGTCCTGCGGCGGGATGCGAAGCACCGGCGTCGGCGAACGGGCGCTCCACACCGACGGGATCGCCGAGTTCGACCTCACCCCGATCAGGGCCGGACTTGACAGAGAGTCGCTCGGGGATGTCGCCGGCGACATCGTCCGCCGCTGTCGCGAGTACACTACCGCGCGAGGGTTCGTCGACTCCGGCGCCCTGCTCCCCCTCGACGGGACCTACCTCGCAGCGACGGAGCTTCGCTACGCGATCGAGGGCTACGACCGTTCGATCCGGCCGGAACGGTTCTCGGGTGCCGAGGACATGGAGGAGTACTACCTCCTCTCGCTTCTACGGGGTGCCGACCGTGGCGACCGACCGTCCGTGGAGGAGGTACCGGAGTCGATGTACCACGCACGCGGTCTCGCGTGCGCGAGCGCGGTCGAGGAGTACCGTCGCGACCTTCGCCGGTGGCTCGACGAGCAGGGGGGAGCGGTCGAGGTCGACGAACTGCTCGGCCGGATCGGCGATCACCGTCGCCGGATCGAGGCGCTCGACGGCGAGGTCGATCCGGACACCGGTGACCGACTCGTCGAGGCGGTCCGGGACCTCACGCGGTATCTGACCGAGGAGGACGAGGCCGCGCTTCTGCGAGCCGAAGAGCGCCTCGATCGCATCGTCTGA
- the glyA gene encoding serine hydroxymethyltransferase: MNHDAVRAVDPAAADALEAEVERQRSGLQMIASENHVSPAVMDAQRSVLTNKYAEGYPGKRYYAGCDHADEIERLAIERAKELWGADHVNVQPHSGTQANMAVYFSVLSPGDRILSLDLNHGGHLSHGHRANFAGKLYEVEQYEVDPETGTIDYDALAERAEAFTPDVIVSGFSAYPRAVDFERIQETADAVGAYHLADIAHITGLVAAGVHPSPVGIADFVTGSTHKTIRAGRGGIVMCDEEYADAVDAAVFPGAQGGPLMHNVAGKAVGFEEALQPDFREYAEAVVANARALGESLADRGFKLVSGGTDTHLILVDLRESHPEVTGGEAEEALESVGIVLNKNTVPAESRSPFNPSGIRAGTAALTSRGFDEADCRTVGDLIASVIENLEDEAVHEEVASEVETLCAANPLYE; this comes from the coding sequence ATGAACCACGACGCGGTACGCGCCGTCGATCCAGCGGCGGCGGACGCCCTGGAGGCGGAGGTCGAACGGCAACGGTCGGGTCTCCAGATGATCGCCAGCGAGAACCACGTCTCGCCCGCCGTCATGGACGCGCAGCGAAGCGTGCTCACGAACAAGTACGCCGAGGGCTACCCCGGAAAGCGCTACTACGCGGGCTGCGACCACGCCGACGAGATCGAGCGTCTCGCGATCGAACGCGCGAAGGAGCTCTGGGGCGCCGACCACGTCAACGTCCAGCCACACAGCGGCACACAGGCGAACATGGCCGTCTACTTCTCGGTGCTCTCCCCGGGAGACCGGATCCTCTCGCTCGACCTGAACCACGGCGGCCACCTCAGCCACGGCCACAGGGCGAACTTCGCGGGCAAGCTCTACGAGGTCGAGCAGTACGAAGTCGACCCCGAGACGGGCACCATCGACTACGACGCGCTCGCGGAACGAGCGGAGGCGTTCACGCCGGACGTGATCGTCTCGGGCTTCTCGGCGTACCCCAGAGCGGTCGACTTCGAGCGGATCCAGGAGACCGCCGACGCGGTCGGGGCGTACCACCTCGCGGACATCGCACACATCACGGGGCTCGTCGCCGCGGGCGTCCACCCCTCGCCGGTGGGGATCGCGGACTTCGTCACCGGGTCGACGCACAAGACGATCCGCGCGGGCCGCGGCGGCATCGTCATGTGCGACGAGGAGTACGCCGACGCCGTCGACGCGGCGGTCTTCCCCGGCGCGCAGGGCGGCCCCCTCATGCACAACGTCGCCGGCAAGGCCGTCGGCTTCGAGGAGGCGTTACAACCCGACTTCCGCGAGTACGCCGAGGCGGTCGTCGCGAACGCCCGCGCGCTGGGCGAGTCGCTCGCCGACCGCGGGTTCAAACTCGTCTCCGGCGGCACCGACACCCACCTGATCCTCGTCGACCTCAGGGAGTCACACCCCGAGGTCACGGGCGGCGAGGCCGAGGAAGCGCTCGAATCGGTCGGGATCGTCCTGAACAAGAACACCGTCCCCGCCGAGAGCCGGAGCCCGTTCAACCCGAGCGGGATCCGGGCGGGGACCGCGGCGCTCACCTCCCGCGGGTTCGACGAGGCCGACTGCCGGACGGTCGGCGACCTGATCGCCAGCGTGATCGAGAACCTGGAGGACGAGGCCGTCCACGAGGAGGTCGCGAGCGAGGTCGAGACGCTCTGTGCGGCGAACCCGCTCTACGAGTGA
- a CDS encoding aminotransferase class III-fold pyridoxal phosphate-dependent enzyme: protein MERDTAEPDVRSMPGERARKWAAHHREAAATSTYVYDFVWDVTADAEGPFCTDVDGNVLLDFTSHVAAAPLGYNNPKVMDRAREFNLIDPLKIAGQDFYVGTPEGPEKTSVPGPTQLQDRLVELTGHYGMDTVFLSNSGAEAVENAIKICYDHTGGSRGITFQGGFHGRTLGALSLNRSKAVHRRGYPEIPGITAVPYCDDSGCTAESCSCGFFTSRPTLREMLSESGNLPPEDVAYLIVEPIQGEGGYRFPSDAFIDEVGELCSEYGIPLIADEIQTGLGRTGEMWGSDHYSLEPDVITGAKGLRVGATVGSSDVFPDEEARISSTWGAGDVISSFYGVCTLDAIHEYDLMANAVSRGTQTIDLLSDADPESVVDVRGKGLMLAVEFDTKETRDAVVEAAMHRGLLTLACGYKTLRVLPPLDVTEREIGIGVDLLLEAIDDV from the coding sequence CTGGAACGCGACACAGCGGAGCCGGACGTCCGGTCGATGCCGGGCGAGCGCGCGAGGAAGTGGGCGGCTCACCACCGGGAGGCCGCCGCGACGAGCACCTACGTCTACGATTTCGTCTGGGACGTCACCGCCGACGCCGAGGGTCCCTTCTGTACCGACGTCGACGGAAACGTCTTGCTGGACTTCACGAGCCACGTCGCCGCCGCCCCCCTCGGCTACAACAACCCGAAGGTGATGGACCGGGCGAGGGAGTTCAACCTGATCGACCCCCTGAAGATCGCCGGTCAGGACTTCTACGTCGGCACGCCGGAGGGACCGGAGAAGACGTCGGTTCCGGGCCCGACGCAGCTCCAGGACCGCCTCGTCGAGCTGACGGGCCACTACGGGATGGACACGGTCTTCCTCTCGAACTCCGGAGCCGAGGCCGTCGAGAACGCGATCAAGATCTGTTACGACCACACCGGCGGCAGCCGGGGGATCACGTTCCAGGGTGGCTTTCACGGCCGCACGCTCGGCGCACTCTCGCTCAACCGCTCGAAGGCGGTCCATCGACGGGGGTATCCCGAGATCCCGGGGATCACCGCGGTCCCCTACTGCGACGACAGCGGCTGCACCGCCGAGAGCTGTTCCTGTGGCTTCTTCACGTCCAGGCCGACGTTGCGCGAGATGCTCTCGGAGAGCGGCAACCTCCCGCCGGAGGACGTCGCCTACCTGATCGTCGAGCCGATCCAGGGCGAGGGCGGCTATCGCTTCCCGAGCGACGCGTTCATAGACGAGGTGGGCGAACTCTGTTCGGAGTACGGTATTCCACTGATCGCCGACGAGATCCAGACCGGCCTGGGTCGGACCGGCGAGATGTGGGGGTCGGATCACTACTCGCTCGAACCGGACGTGATCACCGGGGCGAAGGGGCTGCGTGTGGGTGCGACGGTCGGTTCCTCGGACGTCTTCCCCGACGAGGAGGCACGGATCTCCTCGACGTGGGGTGCCGGCGACGTGATCTCCTCGTTCTACGGCGTCTGCACGCTGGACGCCATCCACGAGTACGACCTGATGGCGAACGCCGTCTCACGCGGAACGCAGACGATCGACCTGCTCTCCGATGCCGACCCCGAGTCGGTCGTCGACGTCCGGGGGAAGGGGCTGATGCTCGCCGTGGAGTTCGACACGAAGGAGACACGCGACGCGGTCGTGGAGGCGGCGATGCACCGCGGACTGCTCACGCTCGCCTGCGGGTACAAGACGCTACGAGTGCTCCCACCGCTCGACGTCACCGAGCGCGAGATCGGGATCGGCGTCGATCTCCTGCTCGAGGCGATCGACGACGTCTGA
- the tbsP gene encoding transcriptional regulator TbsP: MDSNLLDENEEDILETVLEAVDDELIVVNPSATTLEELIDVATDAESVPQIRLLGDESVLKAVMGDFLVASNAADLISDDRLALRTLADGSENSLLVTPELVVALIDVGDAMAGLTSTDEAFVEAAYDAYSTRWDDAEEFRLRTPPLSAVKTTLSEEIGEDVETDFTSVLGSLQTARGDGEGLDEVTISLLVAAKNEVLLYDISKWGEDVGIASKATFSRTKTRLEDMGLIDTEKVPIDVGRPRLRLKFGDDRLREADADQLASVAQTLLN; encoded by the coding sequence ATGGATTCAAATTTACTCGATGAAAACGAAGAAGATATCCTCGAAACGGTGCTCGAGGCGGTCGACGACGAGCTGATCGTCGTCAACCCCTCGGCGACGACGCTCGAGGAGCTGATCGACGTCGCGACCGACGCCGAATCGGTACCACAGATCCGACTGCTGGGCGACGAGAGCGTGCTGAAAGCGGTGATGGGCGACTTCCTCGTCGCCTCGAACGCCGCCGACCTGATCAGCGACGACCGCCTCGCGCTGCGGACGCTCGCCGACGGCAGCGAGAACTCGCTGCTGGTCACCCCCGAGCTCGTCGTCGCGCTGATCGACGTCGGCGACGCGATGGCCGGGCTGACCAGCACCGACGAGGCGTTCGTCGAGGCGGCGTACGACGCCTACTCGACGCGCTGGGACGACGCCGAGGAGTTCAGGCTCCGCACCCCGCCGCTCTCTGCCGTGAAGACGACGCTCTCCGAGGAGATCGGCGAGGACGTCGAGACGGACTTTACGAGCGTGCTCGGATCGCTCCAGACCGCCCGCGGCGACGGCGAGGGCCTCGACGAGGTGACGATCAGCCTGCTGGTCGCCGCGAAGAACGAGGTGCTGCTCTACGACATCTCGAAGTGGGGCGAGGACGTCGGCATCGCGTCGAAGGCGACGTTCTCCCGCACGAAGACCCGGCTGGAGGACATGGGCCTGATCGACACCGAGAAGGTCCCGATCGACGTCGGCCGACCGCGTCTCCGTCTGAAGTTCGGCGACGACCGCCTGCGGGAGGCCGACGCCGACCAGCTCGCGAGCGTCGCACAGACGCTGCTGAACTAG
- a CDS encoding DUF6789 family protein: MTDLIPSIGSDREPAGSGGRASLPGTIARGVQGGAVATFVMTAFRLPLLRSLPPSANFWARYVGNGEPEDYPLIGLLLHAGYGIGAGAVFGGLFSLLTAERSIEPEQRGLVWGAVFGMGLSAFGSQVMLKSLLDIELDPDELALFHAAHLVYGLALGAWVGSRTEGVSDPEREYGYEEDHS; the protein is encoded by the coding sequence ATGACCGACCTCATCCCGTCGATCGGATCGGATCGCGAGCCAGCGGGTTCCGGGGGCCGAGCGTCGCTCCCCGGAACGATCGCCCGAGGGGTACAGGGCGGCGCCGTCGCCACGTTCGTCATGACGGCGTTCCGGTTGCCGTTGCTCCGCTCGCTGCCGCCGTCGGCGAACTTCTGGGCGCGGTACGTGGGGAACGGGGAGCCGGAGGACTACCCCCTGATCGGACTGTTGCTCCACGCCGGCTACGGGATCGGCGCGGGTGCCGTCTTCGGCGGGCTGTTCTCGCTGCTCACCGCCGAACGTTCGATCGAACCCGAACAGCGCGGGCTGGTCTGGGGCGCCGTCTTCGGGATGGGGCTCTCCGCGTTCGGCTCGCAGGTGATGCTCAAGTCGTTACTGGACATCGAACTCGACCCGGACGAGCTCGCGCTCTTTCACGCCGCACACCTCGTCTACGGGCTCGCGCTCGGTGCCTGGGTCGGCTCCCGGACCGAGGGCGTAAGCGATCCCGAGCGGGAGTACGGCTACGAGGAGGATCACTCGTAG
- a CDS encoding succinylglutamate desuccinylase/aspartoacylase family protein, producing MNRRSVLAAGAVAIGVVGGAAAVRTASESVGPGSPDPHPEMDVEVRSIMEGTERETPIYELRAPESGPTAMVFGGVHGDEVNGYRAAEEVIGWRIEAGTLVVVPWAEMIAVERGTREGPDGDLNRTFPSGEEPTSELSRELWASVEASDPDVVLDLHRSRGIYDTHNQWVGQAIFPTGAGDAVADSRAVIEHMNAERVPRVMIPHRFTLGNTLTGANPLLIHKVGGDLGRPGFLVELTEFLLDPGTQTRWTLEMTELLLERNGISRLE from the coding sequence ATGAACAGGCGAAGCGTGCTCGCGGCGGGCGCCGTCGCCATCGGCGTCGTCGGCGGCGCCGCCGCGGTCCGGACCGCGAGCGAGTCGGTCGGTCCCGGTTCGCCCGACCCCCACCCGGAGATGGACGTCGAGGTCCGCTCGATCATGGAGGGGACCGAGCGCGAGACGCCGATCTACGAGCTTCGCGCACCGGAGTCGGGTCCGACCGCGATGGTGTTCGGAGGGGTTCACGGCGACGAGGTCAACGGCTATCGCGCCGCCGAGGAGGTGATCGGCTGGCGGATCGAGGCGGGAACGCTCGTCGTGGTCCCCTGGGCGGAGATGATCGCGGTCGAACGCGGCACTCGGGAGGGTCCGGATGGGGACCTGAACAGGACGTTCCCGAGCGGCGAGGAGCCGACGAGCGAACTCTCGAGGGAGCTCTGGGCGTCGGTGGAGGCCTCGGACCCCGACGTCGTCCTCGACCTCCACCGCTCGCGGGGGATCTACGACACACACAACCAGTGGGTCGGCCAAGCCATCTTCCCGACGGGCGCTGGCGACGCCGTCGCGGACTCGCGCGCGGTGATCGAACACATGAACGCGGAACGGGTTCCCCGCGTGATGATCCCCCACCGGTTCACGCTCGGCAACACCCTGACCGGGGCGAACCCGCTGTTGATCCACAAGGTGGGCGGCGACCTCGGCCGACCCGGCTTCCTCGTCGAGCTGACGGAGTTCCTGCTCGATCCGGGGACCCAGACCCGGTGGACGCTCGAGATGACCGAACTGCTTCTCGAACGAAACGGCATCAGCAGACTCGAATGA
- a CDS encoding pyridoxamine 5'-phosphate oxidase family protein: MKISGAYTREEVDTFLTETAVPIRLACETPKGRLWMVSLWFRYDEGAIACATARSADLVAYLEHRDHVAFEVSTNEPSYRGVRGNGSVSISEDEGKELLRELLVRYLGGTDSALARRLLDRSEEEIALELVPETVYGWDFSDRM; the protein is encoded by the coding sequence ATGAAGATCTCGGGAGCGTACACGCGCGAGGAGGTCGATACCTTCCTCACGGAGACAGCCGTCCCGATCCGACTCGCCTGCGAGACGCCGAAGGGGAGACTCTGGATGGTCTCGCTCTGGTTCCGCTACGATGAGGGAGCGATCGCCTGTGCGACGGCGCGCTCGGCCGACCTGGTGGCCTACCTCGAACACAGAGACCACGTCGCCTTCGAGGTGTCCACGAACGAACCATCCTACCGGGGGGTACGTGGAAACGGGTCGGTCTCGATCTCCGAAGACGAGGGGAAGGAGCTACTTCGGGAGCTCCTCGTGCGGTATCTGGGCGGGACGGACTCGGCGCTCGCGCGGCGTCTGCTCGACCGGTCGGAGGAGGAGATCGCGCTCGAACTCGTTCCCGAGACCGTCTACGGCTGGGACTTCAGCGACCGGATGTGA
- a CDS encoding DUF7344 domain-containing protein — MTWERLERVLSLVSHPYRYRLVSMLLDGPGEPVSLDTLVEDVAEWEAGFDDRTPDPYRIRLQLVHHHLPKLEEAGFIEYDERRETVVIAPDRGR; from the coding sequence ATCACCTGGGAACGGCTCGAGCGAGTCCTCTCGCTCGTCTCACACCCCTACCGGTATCGGCTCGTCTCGATGCTGCTCGACGGACCCGGCGAGCCGGTTTCGCTCGACACGCTCGTCGAGGACGTAGCCGAGTGGGAGGCCGGTTTCGACGACCGAACACCGGACCCGTATCGGATCCGCCTCCAGCTCGTCCACCACCACCTGCCGAAACTGGAGGAGGCGGGGTTCATCGAGTACGACGAGCGGCGAGAGACAGTCGTGATCGCACCCGACCGCGGTCGGTGA
- a CDS encoding PadR family transcriptional regulator, which yields MYDLTGFQRDLLYVIAGEEEPHGLAIKEELERYYETEVHHGRLYPNLDTLVEKGLVEKGERDRRTNFYRLTGRGHREIEARREWEAQYLPGLTVE from the coding sequence ATGTATGACTTAACGGGGTTTCAGCGGGACTTGCTGTACGTGATCGCCGGTGAAGAGGAGCCACACGGCCTCGCGATCAAGGAGGAGCTCGAACGCTACTACGAGACCGAGGTCCACCACGGCCGGCTCTATCCGAACCTGGACACGCTCGTCGAGAAGGGGCTGGTCGAGAAGGGCGAGCGCGACCGGCGGACGAACTTCTACCGACTCACCGGACGCGGCCATCGGGAGATCGAGGCCAGACGGGAGTGGGAGGCACAGTACCTCCCGGGCCTGACGGTCGAGTGA
- a CDS encoding CAP domain-containing protein, with protein sequence MIRPVVGLLVRLIGAVVTLGFVLFLALGLLFAASAFGVVDTGDLLDSGPIGDLAPGDESDVEVVWDVPFASGGEPPSTPHPGDPGASTGGQGEERLDSTAIERAVHDRTNEVRGEHGIGAVEHDDRIANVSRAHSADMNDREYFDHVDPDGQTPGDRMSDFFPGHCRAVGENLAMISTTPGDDVDSAADRVVEGWMNSPSHRENLLTEEWDSQGIGVYVTDDGRVYATQKFCDVR encoded by the coding sequence ATGATTCGGCCCGTCGTCGGCCTGTTGGTCCGGCTGATCGGTGCCGTCGTCACCCTCGGGTTCGTGCTGTTTCTCGCGCTCGGACTGCTGTTCGCGGCGAGCGCGTTCGGGGTCGTCGACACCGGCGACCTGCTAGATAGCGGCCCGATCGGGGATCTCGCACCCGGCGATGAGTCCGACGTGGAGGTCGTCTGGGACGTCCCGTTCGCCTCCGGGGGTGAGCCGCCGTCGACGCCGCATCCGGGCGACCCGGGTGCCTCGACCGGCGGACAGGGCGAGGAGCGACTGGACTCGACGGCGATCGAGCGCGCGGTCCACGACCGGACGAACGAGGTCAGAGGGGAACACGGGATCGGAGCCGTCGAGCACGACGACCGGATCGCGAACGTCTCGCGCGCACACAGCGCGGACATGAACGACCGGGAGTACTTCGACCACGTCGATCCCGACGGGCAGACCCCCGGCGACCGGATGAGCGACTTCTTCCCCGGGCACTGTCGGGCGGTCGGCGAGAACCTCGCGATGATCTCGACGACGCCCGGCGACGACGTCGACAGCGCGGCCGACCGGGTCGTCGAGGGCTGGATGAACTCGCCGAGCCACCGCGAGAACCTGCTGACCGAGGAGTGGGACTCGCAGGGCATCGGCGTCTACGTCACCGACGACGGCCGGGTCTACGCCACCCAGAAGTTCTGTGACGTCCGCTGA
- a CDS encoding YcaO-like family protein — MNVGLVGSGPAAEAVRAALSDTDVSVASIPIGELPSTDLSVVVALAGSETLSRANEVTRRSGTPWISIEIGGVGGIPLDGVDVAVAGYTPETGCYDCLRTRVSASDPDRAEEARADRSAVRFGGALAGRELVTVLSRGESDLLGGLIEVPYTTRRLLPAPGCACESEPSQVEFDRYEARSVEESIARAERAVDPRVGLVGEIGEAESYPVPYYLATLRPTPFSDASAASKAAGVDAGWDAAYMKALGEALERYSAGVYVDERFDRGTVPETEGALSPEAFVRGRPIEESIPWVTGERLDTGELVRLPAEFVQFPPPERRFGGAITTGLGLGSSPVEATLSGLYEVIERDATMLSWYSTADPLALDVDHEGYETLSRRARSEDLGTTALLVTMDVDVPVVAVAVHREEGWPRFAVGSAADLDAVSAARSALSEALQNWTELRAMGEERANEQSAWIGEYASFPEAARGFVSAEPTVSATDVGPAEVPEGAGELESVVEGVVEAGLTPYVASVTPRDVRSLGFEAVRVMIPEAQPLFTSEPVFAERAREVPETMGFEPRLDREPHPYP, encoded by the coding sequence ATGAACGTAGGCCTCGTAGGGAGTGGCCCCGCCGCCGAGGCGGTCCGCGCAGCGCTCTCGGACACGGACGTCTCCGTGGCGTCGATCCCGATCGGCGAGCTTCCATCGACGGATCTCTCGGTCGTCGTCGCGCTCGCGGGGAGCGAGACGCTCTCGCGGGCGAACGAAGTCACGAGACGCTCGGGGACACCCTGGATCTCGATCGAGATCGGCGGCGTCGGCGGTATCCCGCTCGACGGCGTCGACGTGGCCGTCGCCGGCTACACCCCCGAAACCGGCTGTTACGACTGCCTGCGAACCAGAGTCTCGGCGAGCGACCCGGACCGAGCGGAGGAGGCACGCGCCGACCGGAGCGCCGTCCGATTCGGCGGTGCGCTCGCGGGGAGAGAGCTCGTGACCGTGCTCTCCAGGGGCGAGTCCGACCTCCTCGGTGGGCTGATCGAGGTGCCGTACACCACGAGACGGCTCCTCCCCGCACCGGGCTGTGCGTGTGAGTCCGAGCCATCCCAGGTCGAGTTCGATCGGTACGAAGCGAGGTCGGTCGAGGAGTCGATCGCGCGGGCCGAACGCGCGGTCGACCCCCGGGTCGGCCTCGTCGGTGAGATCGGTGAGGCGGAGTCGTATCCGGTGCCGTACTACCTCGCGACGCTCCGACCCACGCCGTTCAGCGACGCGAGTGCCGCCTCGAAGGCGGCGGGCGTCGACGCCGGCTGGGACGCCGCCTACATGAAGGCGCTCGGCGAGGCGCTCGAACGCTACAGCGCCGGCGTCTACGTCGACGAGCGGTTCGACCGGGGAACGGTCCCGGAGACCGAGGGTGCGCTCTCCCCCGAGGCGTTCGTCCGTGGGAGACCGATCGAAGAATCGATCCCCTGGGTCACGGGCGAGCGCCTCGATACGGGCGAGCTGGTTCGCCTCCCCGCGGAGTTCGTCCAGTTCCCGCCCCCCGAACGCCGGTTCGGCGGGGCGATCACGACCGGTCTCGGCCTGGGGAGCTCGCCGGTCGAAGCGACGCTCTCGGGGCTCTACGAGGTGATCGAACGGGACGCGACGATGCTCTCGTGGTACTCGACGGCCGACCCGCTCGCACTCGACGTGGACCACGAGGGGTACGAGACGCTCTCGCGGCGGGCACGGAGCGAGGACCTCGGGACGACGGCGCTGCTCGTCACGATGGACGTCGACGTCCCCGTCGTGGCGGTCGCAGTCCACCGGGAGGAAGGCTGGCCCCGGTTCGCCGTCGGCTCCGCCGCGGATCTCGACGCCGTCTCGGCCGCTCGGTCGGCGCTCTCGGAGGCGCTCCAGAACTGGACCGAACTCCGGGCGATGGGCGAGGAGCGGGCGAACGAGCAGTCGGCCTGGATCGGCGAGTACGCTTCGTTTCCCGAGGCAGCGAGGGGGTTCGTCTCGGCGGAACCCACCGTCTCGGCGACGGACGTCGGGCCGGCCGAGGTTCCGGAGGGAGCGGGGGAACTCGAGTCGGTCGTCGAGGGGGTCGTCGAGGCCGGGCTGACGCCGTACGTCGCTTCGGTGACCCCGCGTGACGTCCGGTCGCTCGGCTTCGAGGCCGTCCGGGTGATGATCCCCGAGGCACAGCCGCTGTTCACGAGCGAGCCGGTCTTCGCCGAGCGTGCTCGCGAGGTGCCGGAGACGATGGGCTTCGAGCCGCGACTCGACCGCGAGCCACACCCCTACCCCTAG
- a CDS encoding DUF63 family protein, translating to MDEVYGVDPERAWGGALLAGVLALVAGALAFPRQVYDEFLWRYFWGPVVADAYGAPCAVRAGGETTVAADATECTAAAGIVAEPGYTTLSTVSYAVVLIFMLIGVIFLLRRLDVGDSPRFFFSLFPFMLFGGALRVVEDANVALMGADGPTIPFPWSGFLISPLIYFTVFFVTVAALVASVLAEHRGAVDRYEYPLAGFGTLVLATTFGYLGWLVLTTEVLGFQLLVPLITLVGATLITAVVWLFTQRATPVVNAGTGLMGALVIWGHTVDGVANVLSLDWSESLGIPSYAPKHVVNSAIIDVTGAVQPAWLSEAIGTAWPFLPVKVLAATVVVYVFDDQIFEESPRYAMILLIAILAVGLGPGTRDFLRATFGI from the coding sequence ATGGACGAGGTTTACGGCGTCGATCCCGAGCGCGCGTGGGGAGGTGCGCTCCTCGCGGGCGTCCTCGCGCTCGTCGCCGGCGCGCTCGCCTTCCCCCGACAGGTCTACGACGAGTTCCTCTGGCGATACTTCTGGGGCCCGGTCGTCGCCGACGCCTACGGCGCGCCGTGTGCGGTGCGAGCGGGCGGCGAGACCACGGTCGCCGCCGACGCGACGGAGTGCACCGCGGCCGCGGGGATCGTCGCCGAACCGGGCTACACGACGCTCTCGACGGTCAGCTACGCGGTCGTTCTGATCTTCATGCTGATCGGCGTCATCTTCCTCCTCCGACGGCTCGACGTCGGGGACAGCCCTCGCTTTTTCTTCTCGCTGTTCCCGTTCATGCTCTTCGGTGGGGCGCTCCGGGTGGTCGAAGACGCGAACGTCGCGCTCATGGGCGCGGACGGGCCCACGATCCCGTTCCCGTGGAGCGGGTTTCTGATCAGCCCGCTGATCTACTTCACCGTCTTCTTCGTCACGGTCGCCGCGCTCGTCGCGAGCGTCCTCGCCGAGCACCGGGGAGCGGTCGATCGCTACGAGTACCCACTCGCGGGGTTCGGTACCCTCGTCCTCGCCACGACGTTCGGCTACCTCGGCTGGCTCGTGCTCACCACCGAGGTGCTCGGGTTCCAGCTGCTCGTCCCGCTGATCACGCTCGTGGGCGCGACGCTCATCACCGCGGTCGTCTGGCTGTTCACCCAGCGTGCGACCCCCGTCGTCAACGCCGGCACCGGGCTCATGGGCGCGCTCGTGATCTGGGGTCACACCGTCGACGGCGTCGCGAACGTGCTCAGCCTCGACTGGTCCGAGTCGCTGGGAATCCCCTCCTACGCCCCGAAACACGTCGTCAACAGCGCGATCATCGACGTCACCGGAGCGGTGCAGCCCGCGTGGCTCTCCGAGGCGATCGGTACCGCCTGGCCGTTTCTCCCGGTGAAGGTGCTCGCCGCGACGGTCGTCGTCTACGTCTTCGACGACCAGATCTTCGAGGAGAGCCCCCGGTACGCGATGATCCTCCTGATCGCGATCCTCGCGGTCGGTCTCGGCCCCGGTACCCGGGACTTCCTCCGCGCGACGTTCGGGATCTAG